Proteins from one Streptosporangium becharense genomic window:
- a CDS encoding poly(ethylene terephthalate) hydrolase family protein, translating to MNLRRLIRRTVTAGAAFVLAGALLHLPAGPVHAAVGGSGPYPADYETTIRLRDHTIYRPQTIPAGLKLPIVVWGNGACRADGTWFENILKEFASHGFLVIANGRPGGFGQTDPEMLTEAIDWAIAENTRYTSKYRGRIDTTKIAVMGQSCGGLEAYEVSDDPRVTTTGIFNSGMLDDSDNYQLARLHAPIIYVIGGPDDIAHPNAMDDWNRLPAGLPAFMGNLDVGHMGTFSQPNGGEFGRVGSAWLKWQLKGDTAAKAWFVGPGCGLCGTEWDVMQKNLR from the coding sequence ATGAACCTCAGACGGCTCATCCGGCGGACGGTCACCGCAGGTGCCGCCTTCGTCCTGGCCGGTGCTCTGCTCCACCTGCCGGCCGGCCCCGTCCACGCCGCCGTCGGCGGTTCGGGCCCCTACCCCGCCGACTACGAGACCACCATCAGGCTGCGCGACCACACCATCTACCGGCCCCAGACGATCCCCGCCGGGCTCAAGCTCCCGATCGTGGTGTGGGGCAACGGGGCGTGCCGCGCCGACGGGACCTGGTTCGAGAACATCCTCAAGGAGTTCGCCTCACACGGCTTCCTGGTCATCGCCAACGGCCGGCCCGGCGGCTTCGGCCAGACCGATCCCGAGATGCTCACCGAGGCCATCGACTGGGCCATCGCCGAGAACACCCGGTACACCAGCAAGTACCGAGGCAGGATCGACACCACGAAGATCGCGGTGATGGGGCAGTCCTGTGGCGGTCTCGAGGCCTACGAGGTGTCCGACGACCCGCGGGTCACCACCACGGGCATCTTCAACAGCGGCATGCTCGACGACTCCGACAACTACCAGCTCGCCCGGCTCCACGCCCCGATCATCTATGTCATCGGCGGCCCGGACGACATCGCCCACCCCAACGCCATGGACGACTGGAACCGCCTCCCCGCCGGCCTGCCCGCCTTCATGGGCAACCTCGACGTCGGCCACATGGGCACCTTCTCCCAGCCGAACGGCGGCGAGTTCGGCCGGGTAGGCTCCGCCTGGCTCAAGTGGCAGCTCAAAGGCGACACCGCCGCCAAAGCCTGGTTCGTCGGCCCCGGCTGCGGGCTGTGCGGCACCGAGTGGGACGTGATGCAGAAGAACCTGCGCTGA
- a CDS encoding ArsR/SmtB family transcription factor — protein sequence MHSSLPDFEMPNEEQVHLAAESFRLLSDPTRIKILWALLQGESSVACLAELADAAPTAVSQHLAKLRLAGLVKGRREGTFVYYSAADEHVRRLLTQGLYHADHIDRGDSSTAPGQVNGTHPARDAS from the coding sequence ATGCACAGCTCGCTGCCCGACTTCGAGATGCCCAACGAGGAGCAGGTGCACCTGGCGGCCGAGTCGTTCCGGTTGCTGTCCGACCCCACCCGCATCAAGATCCTCTGGGCGTTGCTGCAGGGCGAGTCGTCCGTCGCCTGCCTGGCCGAGCTCGCCGACGCCGCCCCCACCGCGGTCAGCCAGCACCTGGCCAAACTCCGCCTCGCCGGGCTGGTCAAGGGTCGGCGCGAGGGCACGTTCGTCTACTACAGCGCCGCCGACGAGCACGTACGCCGGCTGCTCACCCAGGGCCTCTATCACGCCGACCACATCGACCGGGGCGACTCGTCCACCGCCCCTGGCCAGGTGAACGGCACCCACCCCGCCCGCGACGCCTCCTGA
- a CDS encoding heavy metal translocating P-type ATPase has translation MTELRTPPPPGPETATAPAARGVTWRWSDMWSLPEVRWATAATALFAAGGLCQLAGAPPWLWWGLYLACYAAGGWEPGLAGLQALRERTLDVDLLMVTAAIGAAAIGQVFDGALLIVIFATSGALEAVATKRTADSVRALLDLAPARATRIGSDGDQMTEEVVEASTLQVGEVILVRPGERIGADGRVIAGHGDVDQASITGEGLPVDKQAGDEVFAGTLNGTGALHVRVTRPAGESVIARIVALVEQASATKARTQLFIEKVEQRYSVVMVAATVALFTLPLLWGVDVRDSLLRAMTFMIVASPCAVVLATMPPLLAAIATAGRHGVLVKSAVVMERLGTVTQVAFDKTGTLTEGRPHLAEIHLLPGAADLTEERLLALAAAAEQPSEHPLGRAVVQAARTAGLAIAPVDEFGSEPGRGVRARVDGLLVEVAGPAHLLHPDRDRTAHEVVAGLQSGGYTAVVVRIGGTPAGVLALADRIRPGAADTVDRLTTLTGAAPVLLTGDNAPAAARLAHRARIDDVRAELLPEDKVSAVTDLQRRGARVALVGDGVNDAPALATAHVGIAMGRAGSDLALDTADAVITRDELGTVPAVLALARRARRLVIANLVIAAAFIAVLVTWDLFGDLPLPLGVAGHEGSTVIVALNGLRLLRDAAWHRAASRPQR, from the coding sequence GTGACCGAGCTGAGAACCCCTCCGCCCCCCGGACCCGAGACCGCGACCGCCCCGGCGGCGCGGGGCGTGACCTGGCGGTGGTCGGACATGTGGTCGTTGCCCGAGGTGCGCTGGGCGACGGCCGCCACCGCGCTGTTCGCCGCCGGCGGCCTCTGCCAGTTGGCCGGGGCTCCGCCGTGGCTGTGGTGGGGCCTGTATCTGGCCTGCTACGCCGCCGGCGGCTGGGAGCCGGGACTCGCCGGGCTACAGGCGCTACGCGAACGGACACTGGACGTGGACCTGCTGATGGTCACCGCGGCGATCGGCGCCGCCGCGATCGGGCAGGTCTTCGACGGTGCGCTGCTGATCGTGATCTTCGCCACCTCCGGCGCGCTGGAGGCTGTGGCCACCAAGCGCACCGCCGACTCGGTACGCGCGCTGCTGGACCTGGCCCCCGCACGGGCCACCCGGATCGGCTCCGACGGCGACCAGATGACGGAGGAGGTGGTGGAGGCGTCCACGCTGCAGGTCGGCGAGGTGATCCTGGTACGCCCGGGAGAGCGGATCGGGGCCGACGGCCGCGTCATCGCCGGGCACGGTGACGTCGACCAGGCGAGCATCACCGGCGAGGGCCTGCCGGTCGACAAGCAGGCCGGCGACGAGGTGTTCGCGGGAACCCTGAACGGCACCGGCGCGCTGCACGTGCGGGTGACACGCCCGGCCGGCGAGAGCGTGATCGCCCGGATCGTGGCCCTGGTGGAACAGGCCAGCGCCACCAAGGCACGCACACAGTTGTTCATCGAGAAGGTCGAGCAGCGCTACTCCGTCGTCATGGTCGCCGCCACGGTGGCGCTGTTCACGCTGCCGCTGCTGTGGGGCGTGGACGTGCGGGACAGCCTGCTGCGCGCGATGACCTTCATGATCGTCGCCTCGCCGTGCGCGGTGGTCCTGGCCACCATGCCGCCGCTGCTGGCCGCGATCGCCACCGCAGGCCGGCACGGGGTACTGGTCAAGTCCGCGGTCGTGATGGAACGGCTCGGCACCGTCACCCAGGTGGCCTTCGACAAGACCGGCACGCTGACCGAGGGGCGTCCGCACCTGGCCGAGATCCACCTGCTGCCCGGTGCCGCGGACCTCACCGAGGAGCGGCTGCTGGCGCTGGCGGCAGCCGCCGAGCAGCCGTCGGAGCATCCTCTGGGCCGCGCCGTGGTGCAGGCCGCCCGCACGGCCGGCCTGGCGATCGCGCCGGTGGACGAGTTCGGCTCCGAGCCCGGCCGGGGCGTGCGCGCCCGCGTCGACGGCCTGCTCGTCGAGGTGGCGGGCCCGGCCCACCTCCTGCACCCCGACCGCGACCGGACCGCACACGAGGTGGTCGCCGGCCTGCAGAGCGGCGGGTACACCGCTGTCGTGGTCCGCATCGGCGGCACACCGGCCGGCGTGCTGGCACTGGCGGATCGGATCCGTCCCGGCGCCGCCGACACCGTCGACCGCCTGACCACGCTGACCGGTGCCGCGCCCGTGCTGCTGACCGGCGACAACGCGCCGGCCGCCGCCCGGCTGGCGCACCGGGCCCGCATCGACGACGTGCGCGCCGAGTTGCTTCCCGAGGACAAGGTGAGCGCCGTGACCGACCTGCAGCGCCGCGGCGCACGGGTGGCACTGGTCGGCGACGGCGTCAACGACGCCCCCGCCCTGGCGACCGCGCACGTCGGCATCGCGATGGGTCGCGCCGGGTCCGACCTGGCCCTGGACACCGCCGACGCGGTCATCACCCGTGACGAACTGGGCACCGTCCCCGCCGTCCTCGCGCTGGCCCGGCGCGCCCGCCGCCTCGTGATCGCCAACCTCGTCATCGCCGCCGCCTTCATCGCCGTCCTGGTCACCTGGGACCTGTTCGGCGACCTGCCGCTGCCGCTCGGCGTGGCCGGGCACGAGGGCTCCACCGTCATCGTCGCCCTCAACGGGCTGCGCCTGCTGCGCGACGCCGCCTGGCACCGTGCCGCCTCCCGCCCGCAGAGGTGA
- a CDS encoding class I SAM-dependent methyltransferase, with protein MSHDSLSAWYADFFTELPNAFWRAAVPEEMTAAEVGFVIRLAGLRPGSRVLDVACGSGRHALELARRGCRVTGLDVSAEAVAHARAVAAGERLDLDLRRGDMRTLPTDVRADAAMCMGNAFGYLEHAGTQRFLAGLAGIVVPGGTLILDYGFVAESLLPNLALEEPPMTFGGVEAVSVNEYDAVNSRWLTSFTFRRGTQEHRGTSVQHVYTAAEVVRLVTEAGFTGVELYGDADGTPFRFGSPRLLLVARRP; from the coding sequence ATGTCGCACGACTCCCTGTCCGCGTGGTACGCGGACTTCTTCACTGAACTGCCCAACGCTTTCTGGCGCGCGGCCGTACCCGAGGAGATGACCGCCGCCGAGGTCGGTTTCGTCATCCGCCTGGCCGGGCTCCGTCCCGGTTCCCGGGTGCTGGACGTGGCCTGCGGCAGCGGCCGGCACGCCCTCGAACTCGCCCGGCGCGGCTGCCGGGTCACCGGCCTGGACGTCTCGGCCGAGGCCGTCGCCCATGCCCGCGCCGTCGCCGCGGGCGAACGGCTCGACCTCGACCTGCGCCGGGGCGACATGCGCACGCTTCCCACCGACGTCCGGGCCGACGCGGCGATGTGCATGGGCAACGCCTTCGGCTACCTGGAGCACGCCGGCACACAGCGGTTCCTCGCGGGCCTCGCCGGGATCGTCGTGCCAGGAGGCACGCTCATCCTGGACTACGGATTCGTGGCCGAGTCGCTGCTGCCGAACCTGGCGCTGGAGGAGCCGCCGATGACGTTCGGCGGAGTCGAGGCCGTCTCGGTCAACGAGTACGACGCGGTGAACAGCCGCTGGCTCACCTCCTTCACCTTCCGCCGGGGCACACAGGAGCACCGCGGGACCTCCGTGCAGCACGTCTACACCGCGGCGGAGGTCGTCCGGCTGGTCACCGAGGCCGGGTTCACCGGCGTCGAGCTGTACGGCGACGCCGACGGCACGCCGTTCCGGTTCGGCAGCCCCCGGCTGCTCCTGGTGGCGCGACGGCCGTAG
- a CDS encoding FMN-binding negative transcriptional regulator has product MFIQPWDVGLDDAEWRTWIAEGHDFGQLSVNGLPGHPPIAVPTHFTCDRDHLLIHLARPNPVWKAIEHDPNVIFTVIGDYAFVPGPWRAKAGTPPHDGVPTSYYTAVQFTCRAHIIDDPEAKAELLRRQLAHFQPDGDHAPVAVDQPPYGRMLPGIRGLRLEVTDVLAKFKYDDHKSVGHRAAVADHLTERGQGLDVSTARQQRRRLDRIGLWKS; this is encoded by the coding sequence ATGTTCATCCAGCCCTGGGACGTCGGCCTGGACGACGCCGAATGGCGGACCTGGATCGCCGAAGGCCACGATTTCGGACAGCTGAGCGTCAACGGCCTGCCCGGCCACCCGCCCATCGCCGTCCCCACCCATTTCACCTGTGACCGGGACCACCTGCTGATCCACCTCGCCCGGCCCAACCCGGTCTGGAAGGCGATCGAGCACGATCCGAACGTCATCTTCACCGTCATCGGCGACTACGCCTTCGTCCCCGGCCCCTGGCGCGCCAAGGCCGGCACCCCGCCCCACGACGGCGTCCCCACCAGCTACTACACGGCCGTCCAGTTCACCTGCCGTGCCCACATCATCGACGACCCCGAGGCCAAGGCCGAGCTGCTGCGCCGCCAGCTCGCCCACTTCCAGCCCGACGGCGACCACGCCCCGGTCGCCGTCGACCAGCCCCCCTACGGCCGGATGCTGCCCGGCATCCGCGGTCTGCGCCTGGAGGTCACCGACGTGCTGGCCAAGTTCAAATACGACGACCACAAGTCCGTCGGGCACCGCGCCGCCGTCGCCGACCACCTCACCGAACGCGGCCAGGGCCTCGACGTGTCCACCGCGCGCCAGCAGCGCCGCCGCCTGGACCGCATCGGCCTCTGGAAGTCCTGA
- a CDS encoding EamA family transporter: MIALLLALGSSLAYGCADFLGGLGARKAHVLRTVMVAAPASLVVELLLWPLLGASFSAGAVGWGAASGVASAAAFALLYRTLAIGPMNVLSPVTALVSAALPVGVGLVQGEHLAAAGLIGLPLALVAVVLVSAGPGVRSARPSRAALLLASGAGTAIALQLVFLHQAPSDSGVAPLIVGRAVASAVTLAAAGLMHRKLGSERPAYALSAAAGVLDSVANLLFLLAARSGDLTVVAVITALYPAGTVLLARGVLAERIGRGQLVGLGTAAVAVSLLALT; this comes from the coding sequence GTGATCGCTCTGCTGCTGGCTCTGGGCAGCTCGCTCGCCTATGGATGCGCTGATTTCCTCGGCGGGCTGGGTGCGCGGAAGGCCCATGTGCTGCGCACGGTGATGGTCGCGGCTCCGGCCAGTCTGGTGGTCGAACTGCTGCTATGGCCGCTGCTGGGAGCCTCCTTCAGCGCCGGGGCGGTCGGCTGGGGTGCCGCCTCGGGTGTCGCCTCGGCCGCCGCGTTCGCCCTGCTCTACCGCACCCTGGCGATCGGTCCGATGAACGTGCTGTCGCCCGTGACCGCGCTGGTGTCCGCCGCACTGCCCGTCGGTGTGGGGCTGGTGCAGGGCGAGCACCTGGCCGCCGCCGGGCTGATCGGCCTGCCGCTCGCGCTGGTGGCGGTGGTGCTGGTCAGCGCCGGTCCCGGCGTGCGCTCAGCGCGGCCTTCGCGGGCCGCGCTGCTGCTGGCGTCCGGTGCGGGCACCGCCATCGCCCTCCAGCTCGTCTTCCTGCACCAGGCGCCGTCCGACAGCGGGGTGGCTCCGCTGATCGTGGGCCGGGCGGTCGCCTCGGCCGTCACCCTGGCCGCGGCCGGGCTGATGCACCGCAAGCTGGGCTCCGAGCGGCCCGCATACGCGCTGTCGGCGGCCGCGGGCGTGCTGGACTCGGTGGCGAACCTGCTGTTCCTGCTCGCCGCCCGCAGCGGGGACCTCACCGTCGTCGCCGTGATCACCGCCCTCTACCCGGCCGGCACGGTCCTGCTCGCCCGTGGCGTGCTCGCCGAACGCATCGGCCGTGGCCAGCTCGTCGGCCTGGGCACCGCCGCCGTCGCCGTCAGCCTCCTCGCCCTGACCTGA
- a CDS encoding helix-turn-helix domain-containing protein — protein MTEPTAALRTVANNVRAARQRAGLSLEELGRRAQVSKGALVALEKAQGNPNLATLVRLADTLGVSVSDLMQGPPEGRVRIVAADTVAPLWTGERGSEARLMLTTSTPGPVEVWRWRLEPGEDYPSHPHQAGVVETVSVTSGRMTLVVDGTEHSLGAGHTATFNGDAPHTYRGAGTETCHLIMTVHLPPTPAPTPGREP, from the coding sequence ATGACAGAACCGACCGCGGCCCTACGGACGGTGGCGAACAACGTCCGAGCGGCCCGGCAGCGCGCCGGCCTGTCCCTGGAGGAGCTGGGCCGACGTGCCCAGGTCAGCAAGGGGGCCCTCGTCGCCCTGGAGAAAGCCCAGGGCAACCCCAACCTCGCCACCCTGGTCCGGCTCGCCGACACCCTCGGCGTCTCGGTGTCCGACCTCATGCAGGGACCGCCCGAAGGCCGCGTCCGCATCGTCGCCGCCGACACCGTCGCACCCCTGTGGACCGGCGAGCGGGGCAGCGAGGCCCGGCTCATGCTGACGACCTCCACCCCCGGCCCCGTCGAAGTGTGGCGCTGGCGACTGGAGCCCGGCGAGGACTACCCCAGCCACCCCCACCAGGCCGGGGTCGTCGAGACCGTCAGCGTCACCTCCGGCCGGATGACCCTCGTCGTCGACGGCACCGAACACTCCCTCGGGGCCGGCCATACCGCCACGTTCAACGGCGACGCCCCCCACACCTACCGCGGAGCGGGCACCGAAACCTGCCACCTGATCATGACCGTTCACCTGCCGCCCACCCCCGCACCGACGCCCGGCCGGGAACCGTGA
- a CDS encoding ArsR/SmtB family transcription factor, with protein sequence MAMNSGGRCVQADIAAGITPAAALFHSLSDETRLRIVARLARGEARVVDLTAELGLAQSTVSKHLACLRDCGLVDYRAEGRQSFYTLTRPELMDMLAATEALLAATGHAVALCPVSGPAVPATEPPVIA encoded by the coding sequence ATGGCGATGAATAGTGGCGGGCGGTGCGTCCAAGCCGACATCGCCGCCGGCATCACTCCGGCGGCCGCGCTGTTCCACTCCCTGTCCGACGAGACCCGGTTGCGCATCGTGGCCCGCCTGGCGCGTGGTGAGGCCCGGGTGGTGGACCTGACCGCCGAGCTCGGCCTGGCCCAGTCCACGGTGTCCAAGCACCTGGCGTGCCTGCGTGACTGCGGCCTGGTCGACTACCGCGCCGAGGGACGCCAGTCGTTCTACACCCTGACCCGCCCGGAACTGATGGACATGCTCGCCGCCACCGAGGCCCTGCTGGCCGCCACCGGCCACGCGGTCGCCCTGTGCCCGGTCTCCGGCCCCGCCGTCCCGGCGACCGAACCCCCGGTGATCGCATGA
- a CDS encoding cation transporter codes for MTPPVLTAERRAALGRRSLHLAYATAGYNLLEGVVALTAGAAASSAALLGFGLDSFIEVSSAAVVIWQFRSRVPEDRERTALRLIAVSFFALAAWVSIDAVRSLSAGGEAASSPAGIALAAVSVVVMPLLVAAKRRTGRELGSATVVADSTQTMLCTYLSAVLLAGLALNAAFGWSWADPIAALVIAAVAVREGIEAWKGEQCDDCALPAAGGKPATGCGCAPGCADACCRDEQTAPSMRTGENTR; via the coding sequence ATGACGCCCCCCGTCCTGACCGCCGAGCGGCGCGCGGCGCTGGGTCGGCGCAGCCTGCACCTGGCCTACGCCACCGCCGGATACAACCTGCTCGAAGGCGTCGTCGCGCTCACCGCCGGAGCCGCGGCCTCCTCGGCCGCGCTGCTCGGCTTCGGGCTGGACTCCTTCATCGAAGTCTCCTCGGCCGCCGTGGTCATCTGGCAGTTCCGCTCCCGTGTCCCGGAGGATCGCGAGCGCACGGCGCTGCGCCTGATCGCGGTCTCGTTCTTCGCGCTGGCCGCCTGGGTGAGCATCGACGCCGTACGCTCGCTGTCGGCCGGCGGCGAAGCCGCGTCCTCCCCCGCCGGCATCGCCCTGGCCGCGGTCTCGGTGGTGGTGATGCCGCTGCTGGTCGCGGCCAAGCGACGCACCGGCCGCGAGCTCGGCTCGGCCACCGTGGTGGCCGACTCCACCCAGACGATGCTGTGCACCTACCTGTCGGCGGTGCTGCTGGCCGGCCTGGCGCTCAACGCCGCGTTCGGCTGGTCGTGGGCCGACCCGATCGCCGCCCTGGTCATCGCCGCCGTCGCCGTACGCGAAGGTATCGAGGCGTGGAAGGGTGAACAGTGCGACGACTGCGCTCTGCCCGCCGCCGGCGGGAAACCGGCGACCGGCTGCGGTTGCGCGCCGGGCTGCGCCGACGCCTGCTGCCGGGACGAACAGACCGCACCGAGCATGAGGACCGGGGAGAACACGCGGTGA
- a CDS encoding DUF3703 domain-containing protein encodes MKRRTMPAAVRAAYATEMAAARTAADLAARWRHLERAHILSQPWPWPHTANHIAMFALAVARRDRREALGQVIRIIVAAPGSALGRYPEGNTGRARVGLTRPMPVPADLAALLAT; translated from the coding sequence GTGAAGCGCCGCACCATGCCGGCGGCCGTGCGTGCCGCCTACGCCACGGAGATGGCCGCCGCCCGCACCGCCGCCGACCTCGCCGCCCGGTGGCGCCACCTGGAACGGGCCCACATCCTGTCGCAGCCCTGGCCCTGGCCGCACACGGCCAACCACATCGCGATGTTCGCCCTGGCGGTGGCCCGGCGCGACCGGCGTGAAGCCCTCGGCCAGGTGATCCGGATCATCGTCGCCGCGCCCGGCTCGGCTCTGGGCCGTTACCCCGAAGGCAACACCGGCCGCGCCCGCGTCGGCCTCACCCGGCCGATGCCCGTGCCCGCCGACCTGGCCGCCCTGCTCGCAACCTGA
- a CDS encoding metallophosphoesterase: protein MIVIAHLSDTHIDSGQRSIRRTRAVMDYLEDLPYDLDAVLVTGDITDNALPAEYEQARQLLTSRHPVVICPGNHDERAAFRQHLLGQPATTAPINQAHHAAGFVVALCDSSVPGEDKGFLADETLAWLEDILVRAPAGVPVLVGFHHPPVPLHVPFIDGIRQFGAERLAAIADRHPNLTAFLCGHAHTSAATTFAGRPLLVAPGVVSTLRLPWEHRAHPGHHVHLDQPPALAFHILDDEGRLTTHHRYVSD, encoded by the coding sequence ATGATCGTGATCGCCCACCTCAGCGACACCCACATCGACAGCGGGCAGCGCAGCATCAGGCGCACCCGGGCTGTCATGGACTACCTCGAGGACCTCCCCTACGACCTGGACGCCGTCCTGGTCACCGGTGACATCACCGACAACGCCCTACCGGCCGAGTACGAACAGGCCCGCCAGCTGCTGACCTCCCGGCATCCGGTCGTGATCTGCCCCGGCAACCACGACGAGCGCGCCGCGTTCCGGCAGCATCTGCTCGGGCAGCCGGCGACGACGGCCCCGATCAACCAGGCACACCACGCGGCCGGCTTCGTCGTCGCCCTGTGCGACTCCTCCGTGCCGGGCGAGGACAAGGGCTTCCTCGCGGACGAGACGCTGGCGTGGCTGGAGGACATCCTGGTCCGAGCCCCGGCCGGGGTGCCCGTCCTGGTCGGCTTCCACCACCCGCCGGTCCCGCTGCACGTCCCCTTCATCGACGGCATCCGCCAGTTCGGAGCGGAACGGCTCGCCGCGATCGCGGACCGCCACCCCAACCTCACGGCCTTCCTGTGCGGGCACGCCCACACCTCGGCGGCGACCACCTTCGCCGGACGGCCGCTGCTGGTGGCGCCGGGAGTCGTCTCCACCCTCCGGCTCCCCTGGGAGCACCGAGCCCACCCCGGGCACCACGTCCACCTCGACCAGCCGCCCGCGCTCGCCTTCCACATCCTGGACGACGAGGGACGGCTTACCACCCATCACCGGTACGTCAGCGACTGA
- a CDS encoding winged helix-turn-helix transcriptional regulator, whose translation MRTQRIDPVNCSVARALAVVGERWSLLIVREALDGARRFGEFRARLGIASNLLSARLDTLVAAGVMRRVPYREPGDRQRLEYRLTDRGLDLRPTLVALLEWGDKHLADAQGPSVIVRHRPTDDRTTCGEPVRVTLECAAGHTRLPPEAIYRAPGPGARFRDGA comes from the coding sequence GTGCGGACGCAACGTATCGACCCGGTGAACTGTTCGGTGGCACGTGCCCTGGCGGTGGTGGGGGAACGCTGGTCGCTGCTGATCGTGCGTGAGGCGCTGGACGGCGCGCGCCGCTTCGGGGAGTTCCGGGCCCGCCTCGGTATCGCGAGCAACCTCCTGTCCGCCCGGCTCGACACCCTCGTGGCGGCGGGAGTGATGCGGCGCGTCCCCTACCGGGAACCGGGTGACCGGCAGCGCTTGGAGTACCGGCTCACCGACCGGGGGCTCGATCTGCGGCCCACGCTGGTCGCGTTGCTGGAATGGGGTGACAAGCACCTCGCCGACGCGCAAGGGCCGTCGGTCATCGTCCGGCACCGGCCCACCGATGACCGGACCACCTGCGGGGAGCCGGTCAGGGTCACTCTCGAATGCGCCGCGGGGCACACCCGCCTGCCGCCGGAAGCGATCTACCGTGCGCCTGGCCCGGGTGCCCGCTTCCGTGACGGCGCCTGA
- a CDS encoding Tautomerase enzyme, with product MPMLDVYIPDGALRQEAEAALVNRITEILIRHEGFDPADPVTRSVSWVFVHRPAAVYVGGALAEAPRYKVVPSVPEGQLDEEKRAGVVADVTEAILDAENGAWPRDPGRIWVFPTEIPEGHWGGYGQIRPLAAILARLTGHDDERARALATQRIATSRAEHTRLP from the coding sequence ATGCCCATGCTCGACGTGTACATCCCCGACGGCGCGCTCCGGCAAGAAGCCGAAGCGGCCCTGGTGAACCGGATCACCGAGATCCTGATCCGCCACGAGGGATTCGACCCCGCCGATCCGGTGACCAGGTCCGTCTCCTGGGTGTTCGTACACCGTCCGGCCGCCGTCTACGTCGGTGGAGCGCTCGCAGAGGCACCGCGCTACAAGGTCGTCCCGTCCGTACCCGAGGGACAGCTCGACGAGGAGAAACGGGCGGGCGTCGTCGCCGACGTCACCGAGGCGATCCTGGACGCCGAGAACGGTGCCTGGCCACGCGACCCCGGCCGGATCTGGGTGTTCCCCACCGAGATTCCCGAGGGCCACTGGGGCGGGTACGGTCAGATCAGGCCGCTCGCGGCGATCCTCGCCCGGCTCACCGGCCACGACGACGAGCGGGCCCGCGCGCTCGCGACTCAGCGCATCGCCACCAGCCGAGCCGAACACACCCGCCTGCCGTGA